In Eupeodes corollae chromosome 3, idEupCoro1.1, whole genome shotgun sequence, a single genomic region encodes these proteins:
- the LOC129950686 gene encoding uncharacterized protein LOC129950686 codes for MAEAKGYKYGELQKGILSKLIRELTNFKKAPKERKGKSYASGRLSKLEDDILTSKSYHEAIIGAGLFEENLKQEELVVVYDQINELYLEYRAELVDAIEKSAPIIAAPTTAGVPPHSVVAASSGIRLPRIDLPKFDGSYTTWRAFHDRFQALVHHNKALEDIDKLHFLQSCIVGDASRFLQNFAIEAASYEKAWDLLKERYDHKRILVHIQMQILFGQPSLSRETASGLRDLLYTTRECLLALENMDVPVSEWDTVLIWFLFQKLPNMSQKLWEEKLGNRKDLPNFKEFTDFLETRFRTLEVADQQELGVGYRTKDEPSVNIRHRVPAAKPKVLHAKQAVKQPYRQAAKSNPAEQLSCKLCNEGKHTLRKCQRFLNMDILGRKDTVRRLQVCENCLSYGHLVQACLSISSCYFCQQRHHSLLHCNAQQINKQQQQPVASTSAQGLQNNTKVLQVTVNPNAPEFQPMGEQQLQSNGQTFNYHAIDGDRKHSHQVLLATAVVKARAADGRLRLLRALIDTGSETSFITEAAAQLLKLKRQRNIAEVSGLGLVSSGTTQHSVEVRFASRHSTFETAVQALVFKSLTGHLPTQRVIPGKWNHLKGLSLADPHLYEPAPIDLLLGSDVCAQILLPEIRRPEDGLGPIAQKTELGWIVLGKVPAEIPRQIRSFVQITDLSSQLEKFWEMEEMPFQTLETEENIVCDEIFKKNTRRLPDGRYEVKLPFKNEGLPAMGTSRQVAFRRFLHLERRLDADPKLRTDYNKCIREYKELQHMEEIDANDAVLQTPFHYFLPHHAVFKEASSTTKLRVVFDAAAKASDGKSLNDRLLVGPKLQSSIIDLVLKWRTHRVTFTADIEKMYRQILVSFPDRYYQLIMWREQKTAPIQFYKMNTVTFGTASAPYLAIKVLTKVAEDEEENFPVGANVVRKDMYVDDLISGADSLEEARKKRDEARQLLASAGFNLRKWTSNVKELIEDIPVQDRELDFELPFNSADHVKTLGIKWYPKDDCFSYQNLQPPTEATTKRSMLSTIAKLFDPMGWISPCIITAKLMMQRLWDLGYDWDEQISTTLMKDWDTFLRELPLIERLRIPRWTKLSKTNKAIELHGFCDASTKAYGAAIYLRVLDVDGNIHVNLLLSKTKVAPSQRTVTLPRLELCGAVVLAQLLQYTKQVLEIQDVKMYAWTDSAIALAWIRATPAKWTTFVSNRVSEIQRLVGIDCWGHVATLHNPADLASRGVFPSELKSLETWWFGPEFLRNQWEFDAPHQPIESDTTEEKRTVKILNIHVSNSNSILQTIYNCSSLLKVVRVIAHCSRFTKRCRPKLGLIEGPFSSKELEAAHIIVVKAAQHEMFQTEIQQIVENSKTPKNLRALNAFIDADGILRVGGRLENSLLSYDAQHPILLKNKHHFTSLVIREAHKNTLHGGIQQMISYIRQKYWIGQIRRSVKYQLYRCPSCYRQKASEMQQLMGNLPAARVRMSRPFSHTGVDYAGPIEVKSWKARGAKILKGYFAVFICLATKAIHLEVVSDLTTQAFLAAFRRFTARRGSCKQIYSDCGTNFVGANNELAKMLKEAQHDWKEVAETLSNHVTDWHFIPPASPHFGGLWEAGVKSVKYHLKRVVGTERLTFEELATLLAQIEACLNSRPLCPLSDSLDDLNALTPAHFLVGESLHAVPQGELNTNISHMERWKRVQSLAEGFWKKWNSEYLARLQQRPKWTKIQALPKIGDLVLLKDERLPPTQWNLARIEGTHAGADGLVRVVIVKTQNGQMKRPIAKICLLPSTECPEQNAII; via the coding sequence ATGGCTGAAGCAAAAGGCTACAAATACGGAGAACTCCAAAAGGGTATTTTAAGCAAACTAATAAGAGAACTTACCAACTTTAAGAAAGCTCCAAAAGAGCGTAAGGGAAAATCATATGCTTCGGGACGTCTGAGCAAGTTGGAAGATGACATTTTGACTTCCAAATCTTATCACGAAGCCATTATTGGAGCAGGTTTGTTTGAAGAGAATCTGAAACAAGAGGAATTAGTGGTGGTGTATGATCAAATTAACGAACTTTACCTGGAATATCGGGCAGAGTTGGTTGATGCTATAGAGAAATCCGCGCCAATTATTGCGGCTCCAACAACCGCGGGTGTTCCACCCCATTCTGTGGTCGCAGCATCATCGGGAATCCGACTTCCACGAATCGATCTACCGAAGTTTGATGGTTCATACACCACCTGGCGAGCTTTTCACGACAGGTTTCAAGCTCTCGTTCACCATAACAAGGCCCTCGAAGACATCGACAAATTGCATTTTTTGCAATCATGCATAGTTGGTGATGCTAGtcgatttttgcaaaattttgcaaTTGAGGCTGCCAGTTACGAGAAAGCGTGGGATCTTTTGAAGGAACGATACGATCACAAAAGGATACTTGTTCATATCCAAATGCAGATTCTTTTTGGACAACCTTCCTTGTCTCGTGAAACTGCTTCTGGACTTCGAGATCTATTATACACAACAAGAGAATGTCTCCTTGCACTGGAAAACATGGACGTACCAGTCTCTGAATGGGATACGGTGTTGATTTGGTTTCTTTTCCAGAAGTTGCCGAATATGAGCCAAAAACTGTGGGAAGAGAAACTAGGAAATAGGAAAGATTTAccgaattttaaagaatttacgGACTTTTTGGAGACAAGATTCCGGACTCTCGAGGTTGCGGACCAGCAGGAACTTGGAGTAGGGTATCGGACTAAAGATGAGCCATCCGTCAACATAAGGCATCGTGTACCAGCAGCAAAACCGAAGGTCTTACACGCTAAGCAAGCTGTTAAGCAGCCGTATCGACAAGCAGCCAAATCGAACCCTGCAGAGCAGCTGTCATGCAAGTTGTGCAACGAAGGTAAGCACACGCTCAGAAAATGCCAACGTTTTTTGAATATGGACATCTTGGGACGAAAAGATACAGTTCGTAGGCTCCAGGTCTGCGAAAATTGCCTATCCTACGGCCATCTAGTTCAAGCTTGTCTGTCAATTAGTTCATGCTATTTTTGCCAACAAAGGCATCATTCTTTGCTGCACTGCAACGCACAACAGattaacaaacaacaacaacagcctGTAGCCAGTACATCTGCTCAGGGattacaaaacaatacaaaGGTATTACAAGTGACAGTGAACCCAAATGCGCCTGAGTTTCAGCCGATGGGGGAACAACAGCTCCAGTCAAACGGACAAACGTTTAATTACCACGCGATAGATGGTGATCGCAAACACTCACATCAGGTGCTTCTGGCAACAGCGGTTGTTAAGGCACGAGCAGCGGACGGCAGGCTACGCCTTTTACGTGCTCTGATCGATACCGGCTCAGAAACGTCGTTTATCACCGAAGCTGCCGCACAACTGCTGAAATTGAAAAGGCAACGGAACATTGCCGAAGTATCTGGGTTAGGATTGGTCAGCAGCGGCACTACGCAACACTCCGTCGAAGTACGTTTTGCGTCCCGCCACTCGACGTTTGAGACTGCCGTTCAGGCTTTGGTCTTCAAGTCGCTGACTGGGCATCTCCCGACCCAACGAGTGATACCCGGCAAATGGAACCATCTAAAGGGTCTTTCGTTAGCAGATCCCCATCTCTACGAACCTGCACCCATTGATCTTCTATTAGGGAGTGACGTTTGTGCTCAGATACTTCTTCCTGAGATAAGAAGACCAGAAGATGGATTGGGACCAATCGCGCAAAAGACGGAGCTTGGGTGGATAGTGTTAGGGAAAGTTCCAGCGGAAATTCCCCGGCAAATTCGAAGTTTCGTCCAAATTACGGATTTGAGCTCACAACTGGAGAAGTTTTGGGAAATGGAAGAAATGCCGTTCCAGACACTTGAAACCGAGGAGAACATCGTTTGTGATGAAATCTTCAAGAAAAACACAAGACGTTTACCAGACGGACGTTATGAGGTAAAATTGCCATTTAAAAATGAAGGTCTCCCAGCAATGGGAACGAGTAGACAAGTCGCTTTCCGTAGATTTCTTCATCTGGAAAGGAGGCTTGATGCGGATCCGAAGCTTCGTACGGACTACAATAAATGTATCCGAGAATATAAAGAACTCCAACACATGGAGGAAATAGATGCAAATGATGCAGTTTTACAAACTCCATTTCATTATTTCTTGCCACATCATGCCGTTTTTAAGGAAGCAAGCTCCACAACGAAGCTGAGAGTAGTATTTGACGCAGCTGCGAAGGCTTCGGACGGGAAATCTCTCAACGACCGTTTACTTGTGGGTCCAAAATTGCAGTCGAGTATCATAGATCTCGTGCTAAAATGGAGGACTCACCGAGTCACCTTTACGGCCGACATCGAGAAGATGTATCGGCAAATTTTGGTTAGTTTCCCGGACCGATACTATCAGCTTATCATGTGGAGAGAGCAAAAGACTGCTCctatacaattttacaaaatgaacaCTGTTACTTTTGGCACAGCAAGTGCACCATACCTTGCTATCAAGGTCCTAACCAAAGTAGctgaagacgaagaagaaaattttCCGGTGGGGGCGAATGTTGTCCGTAAGGACATGTATGTCGATGACTTAATCAGCGGTGCTGATTCACTCGAAGAAGCACGGAAGAAGCGTGATGAAGCGAGGCAACTGTTGGCGTCTGCGGGCTtcaatttacgaaaatggacaAGCAACGTAAAGGAACTCATCGAGGATATCCCAGTTCAAGATCGTGAGCTTGATTTTGAACTTCCGTTCAATTCGGCCGACCACGTTAAGACGCTCGGGATTAAGTGGTATCCCAAAGATGATTGCTTTTCGTACCAGAACTTACAGCCGCCAAcagaagcaacaacaaaaaggtCAATGTTATCGACGATAGCCAAACTCTTCGACCCAATGGGATGGATTTCCCCATGCATCATCACGGCCAAGCTAATGATGCAGCGACTATGGGATCTTGGATATGATTGGGATGAACAGATTTCAACAACTTTGATGAAGGATTGGGACACTTTTCTTAGAGAACTCCCTTTGATCGAACGGCTTCGCATCCCACGGTGGACCAAGTTGAGCAAGACCAACAAGGCAATCGAGCTTCACGGATTTTGTGACGCTTCAACGAAAGCTTACGGTGCAGCAATCTATCTCCGCGTTCTTGATGTTGATGGCAATATCCATGTCAATCTTTTGTTATCCAAGACAAAGGTGGCACCAAGCCAACGAACGGTAACACTGCCTCGTCTAGAACTGTGTGGTGCTGTAGTTTTGGCTCAGCTGTTACAGTACACAAAGCAAGTCTTAGAAATTCAAGATGTCAAGATGTATGCGTGGACAGATTCTGCGATCGCATTAGCCTGGATACGCGCCACTCCCGCCAAATGGACCACATTCGTCTCTAACCGCGTTTCGGAAATCCAGCGGTTAGTGGGGATCGATTGCTGGGGACATGTCGCAACGCTTCATAACCCAGCCGATCTAGCGTCCAGGGGTGTATTTCCGTCAGAATTGAAATCACTGGAAACTTGGTGGTTTGGACCAGAATTTCTTAGGAACCAATGGGAGTTCGATGCTCCGCATCAACCCATCGAAAGTGATACAACTGAAGAAAAGCGGACGGTGAAGATACTCAACATTCATGTGTCAAATAGCAACAGTATCCTGCAAACTATATACAACTGTTCGAGCCTACTCAAGGTTGTACGGGTCATTGCACACTGTTCTCGATTTACAAAAAGGTGTCGACCGAAATTGGGGCTTATAGAAGGTCCGTTTAGCTCCAAGGAACTCGAGGCAGCACATATCATCGTCGTCAAGGCAGCACAACATGAGATGTTCCAAACAGAGATCCAACAAATTGTAGAGAACTCCAAGACTCCCAAGAACCTCCGCGCATTGAATGCCTTCATTGATGCTGATGGGATCTTACGAGTGGGCGGACGTTTAGAGAACTCCCTCCTATCCTATGATGCGCAACatccaattttgttaaaaaacaaacaccaCTTCACAAGTCTGGTAATCAGAGAGGCGCATAAAAACACCCTCCATGGTGGCATCCAGCAGATGATAAGCTACATCCGACAAAAATATTGGATTGGGCAGATAAGGCGCAGCGTTAAGTATCAGCTTTACAGATGTCCTTCCTGTTATCGGCAAAAGGCTTCGGAGATGCAACAGCTGATGGGAAACTTACCTGCCGCTCGAGTGCGGATGTCTCGGCCCTTCAGTCACACCGGTGTCGACTACGCTGGTCCAATTGAAGTGAAGTCCTGGAAGGCTCGCGgtgcaaaaattttaaagggCTATTTTGCCGTATTTATTTGCTTGGCAACAAAGGCCATACATTTGGAGGTAGTATCAGACCTGACAACACAGGCATTTTTGGCAGCATTTCGGCGTTTCACGGCTAGAAGAGGAAGTTGCAAGCAAATCTACAGCGACTGCGGAACAAACTTCGTCGGTGCTAATAATGAATTAGCGAAGATGTTGAAGGAAGCACAACACGATTGGAAAGAAGTTGCAGAAACCTTATCAAATCACGTTACCGATTGGCATTTTATTCCCCCGGCTTCTCCACACTTTGGTGGATTATGGGAAGCGGGTGTGAAATCGGTCAAGTATCATTTAAAACGAGTTGTTGGGACCGAAAGGCTTACATTCGAGGAGCTCGCGACGCTTCTAGCTCAGATAGAAGCTTGTCTGAATTCGAGGCCCCTTTGCCCTCTCTCCGACAGCCTCGACGATTTGAACGCGCTCACCCCTGCACACTTTCTAGTCGGAGAATCACTACATGCTGTTCCTCAAGGCGAACTAAACACCAATATCAGCCATATGGAACGATGGAAGCGAGTTCAGTCATTAGCAGAAGGATTCTGGAAAAAGTGGAACTCTGAGTACCTAGCACGGCTTCAACAAAGACCAAAGTGGACAAAAATCCAGGCTTTGCCTAAAATAGGAGACTTAGTTCTTCTCAAGGATGAACGACTTCCACCAACGCAATGGAATCTCGCGAGAATAGAAGGAACACATGCAGGAGCTGACGGATTAGTACGTGTTGTCATAGTAAAAACTCAAAATGGACAAATGAAGCGACCTATTGCGAAGATTTGTCTTTTACCATCAACCGAATGCCCTGAACAAAACGCCATCatttaa